A single region of the Chrysoperla carnea chromosome 5, inChrCarn1.1, whole genome shotgun sequence genome encodes:
- the LOC123301832 gene encoding solute carrier family 35 member F5, producing the protein MKHSIELRHPSLGPGDMLTKSQRLVLGLLVLLFVNVIWVFSAEVTKHIYRDGQFEKPFFTTYFKTSMFSLYLLGLCFWPPWRDTCNRPPAYMFIDPNTEDENFYVDANTSLSDPTYVPVKTPDRERNSGTESDDSSIRSVRFNKLAEVRHMSEADATEALLARLSYQASVRAGEAARRAATKFPVFKVAQIAFTFCILWFITNYTYQVALTDAETGIATILISASNVFILILGGFFPANINDKFTLSKFIAVFISISGLILVNFSDFTKKSPHMPTGIVLALISALFYSAYLIFLRRNVDNEEKMDIPLFFGFVGLFNMTLLWPMFFLLHYSDLELFEWPNHDQWALIILNGLVGTVLSEALWLWGCFLTSSLIATISISLTIPMSMLADVIFKKASYPCMFYIGTVPMFLAFFAVPILTHYDNWDPCLEAVRWWYFFVCRKTRTLRIPDIESEQTEALIGINSMNDHEA; encoded by the exons ATGAAACATTCCATTGAATTACGACATCCGTCTTTGGGACCGGGGGATATGTTAACAAAATCACAAAGACTAGTACTAGGACTTCTAGTTTTATTGTTTGTAAATGTTATATGGGTATTTTCAGCTGAGGTTACGAAG caCATTTATCGAGATGGACAGTTTGAAAAGCCGTTTTTTACAACATATTTTAAGACATCTATGTTTTCGTTGTATTTGCTAGGATTATGTTTCTGGCCACCTTGGAGAGATACATGTAATAGACCACCAGCTTATatg ttCATAGATCCAAACACAGAAGACGAAAACTTTTATGTAGATGCAAACACAAGTTTG agTGATCCAACGTATGTGCCTGTGAAAACACCAGATCGTGAACGAAATTCTGGTACTGAAAGTGATGATTCTTCAATACGATCCGTACGATTTAATAAATTGGCTGAAGTACGTCACATGTCTGAAGCAGATGCTACAGAAGCGTTACTCGCACGATTATCTTATCAAGCTAGTGTTCGTGCTGGTGAGGCTGCACGCCGAGCTGCTACAAAATTTCCTGTATTTAAAGTTGCACAAATTGCATTTACATTTTGTATActa tGGTTTATTACAAATTACACGTACCAAGTAGCTTTAACTGATGCTGAAACTGGAATTGCAACAATTTTAATATCCGcatcaaatgtatttattttaatacttggTGGATTTTTTCCAGCAAATATTAATGACAAATTCACTTTATCAAAATTCATTGCAGTATTTATTAGTATTAGTGGTTTG attcttgttaatttttccgattttacaaaaaaatctccACATATGCCAACTGGTATTGTTCTGGCATTAATAAGTGCTCTTTTTTATTCTgcctatttaatatttttacgtcGAAATGTTGATAATGAAGAAAAAATGGatataccattattttttg GATTTGTTGGATTATTCAACATGACTTTGCTTTGGccaatgttttttcttttacattacAGTGATTTAGAATTATTCGAATGGCCTAATCATGATCAATgggcattaattattttaaatggccTTGTAGGAACTGTACTGTCAGAAGCTTTATGGttatg gggATGCTTTTTGACATCATCATTAATTGCGACAATCTCAATAAGTTTAACGATCCCAATGTCAATGCTAGCtgatgttatatttaaaaaagcatCGTATCCATGTATGTTTTATATAGGTACCGTTCCAATGTTTCTTGCCTTCTTTGCCGTCCCTATTCTAACACATTACGATAATTGGGATCCATGTTTAGAAGCTGTACGATGGTGGTATTTCTTTGTATGTCGAAAAACACGCactttaag GATTCCTGATATTGAATCAGAACAAACAGAAGCATTAATTGGAATTAATTCCATGAATGACCATGAGGCatga
- the LOC123301495 gene encoding activating signal cointegrator 1, protein MDKFLESKLCNFLGFEIPKEMIDHILNLRTEPEIREYFNGLLDKSDHKQRQFVNEFINKRNLKRPPNKQKNRKKNSKPNIVDKNSGLHEIKSDFDELEKKYQIASKKESKDKCDDKNNLVTNSTSIKPRKYENPYQKYKKFVPFDASKGDYPLLPGRKLCGCYAKRHNLINNCTECGRIQCEQEGSGPCMFCGALVVSIEEKAIIDSDTTQGDALVKKLSNQPKPEGWEAAVENQKKLRDADISRQEKQRIVDDQSDYFILTRSVWNDKTDMNDISKQIKENAEKAALKKLANNTKTNVSLITENEKNQLQKCMNNKKQNKSKTCETKNVPVKKSTGIRFDDEWRLNTARDLDMECQVAKIEKDVEDYLENLPIMRMPELREKLFYQDPRTSDFNAIKYNNEYDWDNEFWELNDYFDRLGFCISIRQPYASLIMAGIKTHEGRDWNLDLRGIIWIAAAAKKPSQEEIERVENFYKRKNENKDIKFPKNYPTGRLLGRAQIVSCLKREEYLQKFPDGEVDDDFAIILDDIIPLPVLIPLKGYSGIYLLPKKLHTAAGLMIRKLLQETSLTSDEW, encoded by the exons ATGGATAAGTTTTTGGAATCAAAATTGTGCAATTTTTTAGGTTTTGAAATACCGAAAGAAATGATTGA tCATATATTAAATCTTAGAACAGAACCAGAAATTCGAGAATATTTTAATGGTTTGTTAGATAAATCAGATCATAAACAACGGCAATttgttaatgaatttattaataaacgtaATTTGAAAAGGCCACCGAATAAACAGAAAAATCGTAAAAAGAATAGTAAACCAAATATTGTCGATAAAAATTCAGGATTACATGAAATTAAATCAGATTTCGACGAAttggaaaagaaatatcaaataGCATCGAAAAAAGAGTCGAAGGATAAATGTgacgataaaaataatttggtaacAAATAGTACAAGTATCAAACcacgaaaatatgaaaatccttatcaaaaatataagaaatttgtACCGTTTGATGCTTCAAAAGGAGATTATCCACTCTTACCAg GTCGAAAATTATGTGGATGCTATGCTAAACGgcacaatttaataaataattgtacagAATGTGGACGTATTCAGTGTGAACAGGAAGGTTCTGGTCCGTGTATGTTTTGTGGTGCATTAGTTGTATCTATTGAAGAAAAGGCAATTATTGATAGTGATACTACGCAGGGAGAtgctttagtaaaaaaattatcaaatcaaCCGAAACCTGAAGGATGGGAAGCAGCtgtagaaaatcaaaaaaagttacGTGATGCAGACATATctag gCAAGAAAAGCAACGAATTGTTGACGATCAAtctgattatttcatattaacaCGTTCTGTATGGAATGATAAAACAGACATGAATGATATAAGTAAACAAATCAAAGAAAATGCAGAAAAAGccgcattaaaaaaattagcaaataacACTAAAACAAATGTTTCTTTGATTacggaaaatgaaaaaaatcaattgcagaaatgtatgaataataaaaaacaaaataaatctaaaacatGTGAAACAAAAAATGTGCCAGTAAAAAAATCGACTGGCATACgttttg atgatGAATGGCGATTAAATACAGCTAGAGATCTAGATATGGAATGTCAAGtagcaaaaattgaaaaagatgttgaagattatcttgaaaatttgCCCATTATGAGAATGCCTGAATTACgagagaaattattttatcaagatCCAAGAACATCAGACTTTAATGCTATCAAATATAACAACGAATACGATTGGGATAATGAATTTTGGGAACTGAATGATTATTTTGATCGATTAGGTTTTTGCATCAGTATCCGTCAGCCGTACGCATCACTTATTATGGCAGGAATTAAAAC tCATGAGGGTCGTGATTGGAACCTAGATTTACGTGGTATTATATGGATTGCTGCTGCGGCAAAAAAACCTAGTCAAGAGGAAATTGAacgagttgaaaatttttataaacgtaaaaatgaaaataaagatataaaatttcctaaaaattatCCTACAGGACGATTACTCGGTCGAGCTCAGATAGTATCTTGTCTAAAACGTGAAGAATATTTGCAAAAGTTTCCTGATGGTGAAGTCGATGATGACTTTGCAATTATTTTGGATGATATCATACCTTTACCAGTTTTAATTCCGTTAAAAGGATATTCTGGAATAT ATCTTTTACCAAAGAAATTACATACAGCTGCGGGCCTTATGATAAGGAAACTTCTTCAAGAAACGTCTTTAACAAGTGATGAATGGTaa
- the LOC123301514 gene encoding DET1- and DDB1-associated protein 1, whose product MSVAEFLKGLPSYDESNFSRFHTDNNSRSGMKRPSVYLPTKDYPSEQIIVTEKTSILLRYLHQLWDKKQNTQKKRDHTASEGTNDETWGARKRPRVDDVLPL is encoded by the exons atg tctGTTGCGGAGTTCTTAAAGGGGCTGCCTTCGTATgatgaaagtaatttttcacGATTTCATACGGATAATAATAGCAGATCTGGTATGAAAAGACCTTCCGTTTATTTACCTACCAAAGATTATCCATCCGAACAGA ttattgTTACAGAGAAAACGAGCATTCTACTTAGATATTTACATCAATTATGGGACAAGAAG cAAAACACTCAGAAAAAACGTGACCACACAGCATCTGAAGGCACAAATGATGAAACCTGGGGAGCACGAAAAAGGCCGCGTGTTGATGATGTTTTACCATTGTAA